The Candidatus Binatota bacterium genome contains a region encoding:
- the mauD gene encoding methylamine dehydrogenase accessory protein MauD, with protein MQALVITNVLLWVCVVALALVVFALSRQVGLLHERVAPAGALAPAKGPTVGQPAPRLSLTTLDGSSLELGAPSPDGRDTLLFFLSPTCPLCRTLLPTLLRVAADEDASARVVLAGDGDPDEYRRYASANGVSSLPLVVSTELGLAWQVSKLPYAALVDGDGLLRARGMVNTREHLESLFEARRLGVASVQEYLELESAELEPSGHELDAPAGEQAL; from the coding sequence GTGCAGGCCCTGGTCATAACCAACGTGCTGCTGTGGGTCTGCGTGGTGGCACTGGCGCTGGTCGTGTTCGCGCTCTCGCGGCAAGTGGGCCTGCTGCACGAACGGGTAGCACCGGCAGGCGCGCTGGCACCCGCCAAGGGACCGACCGTGGGCCAGCCGGCGCCGCGACTGTCCCTCACCACGCTCGATGGGAGCAGCCTGGAACTGGGTGCGCCCAGCCCCGACGGACGCGACACGCTGCTGTTCTTTCTCTCGCCTACCTGCCCGCTCTGCCGCACCCTGCTGCCCACCCTGCTGCGGGTAGCAGCAGACGAAGACGCGAGCGCACGCGTGGTACTGGCCGGCGACGGCGACCCTGACGAGTACCGCCGCTACGCCAGCGCCAACGGGGTCTCGTCGCTGCCGCTGGTGGTATCAACCGAGCTCGGCCTGGCCTGGCAGGTTTCAAAACTGCCCTATGCGGCCCTCGTGGACGGCGACGGACTGCTGCGCGCCCGCGGCATGGTAAACACCCGCGAGCACCTCGAGAGCCTGTTCGAGGCGCGACGCCTGGGCGTGGCCTCGGTACAGGAGTATCTCGAACTTGAGTCGGCCGAACTTGAGCCCTCCGGCCACGAGCTGGATGCACCCGCAGGAGAACAAGCTCTATGA
- a CDS encoding methylamine utilization protein MauE, whose translation MITMAEIDPVLALALRACMALLFAGAALHKLSDPMAFRSVLSDYRLVPDGLVTPIAWATGVGELLLAVAFLLPAAGLLPALAAAALLTVYSCAIAINLLRGRRDLDCGCGGPPQRLHPGLLGRNLALVAAGLMACAPTSARALGWLDGLSFLGTVACASLLWAASNRLMSLSSPSGEEA comes from the coding sequence GTGATCACCATGGCCGAGATCGATCCCGTGCTGGCGCTGGCGCTGAGGGCCTGCATGGCGCTGTTGTTCGCGGGCGCAGCGCTGCACAAGCTGAGCGACCCGATGGCCTTTCGCTCGGTGCTCTCGGATTACCGTCTCGTGCCCGACGGCCTGGTCACGCCCATCGCCTGGGCCACCGGCGTGGGAGAACTGCTGCTGGCCGTGGCCTTCCTGTTGCCCGCGGCCGGGCTGCTGCCCGCGCTTGCGGCGGCCGCGCTGCTGACTGTCTACTCCTGCGCCATCGCCATCAACCTGCTGCGTGGCCGGCGCGACCTTGACTGCGGCTGCGGCGGACCACCGCAACGCCTGCACCCCGGCCTGCTAGGCCGTAACCTGGCGCTGGTGGCGGCCGGACTGATGGCCTGCGCGCCCACGTCGGCTCGCGCACTTGGCTGGCTCGACGGCCTGTCATTCCTGGGCACGGTGGCCTGCGCCAGCCTGCTGTGGGCGGCATCCAACCGGCTGATGTCCTTGTCATCGCCCAGTGGAGAGGAGGCCTGA
- a CDS encoding peptidylprolyl isomerase has protein sequence MRSGTITAVARIATASLLAVLVASASYAQDSDKESKVVKEGSKVSIEYTLKLDDGTTADSSEGRAPMVYTQGSNEILPALEAALLGLAVDQSKQVKLSSSDGYGEIDEEAFRQVELSLIPEEAREAGTTLVVGAPDGSRRPVRVVEIKDETAVIDFNHPLAGQNLTFDVKIIAVQ, from the coding sequence ATGAGATCTGGAACAATTACAGCCGTTGCACGGATCGCGACCGCCAGCCTTCTGGCAGTACTGGTGGCCTCGGCCTCTTACGCGCAAGACAGCGACAAGGAGTCCAAGGTAGTAAAGGAAGGTAGCAAGGTCTCTATAGAGTACACGCTCAAGCTCGACGACGGCACGACGGCCGACAGCAGCGAGGGCCGGGCCCCGATGGTCTACACCCAGGGTAGCAACGAGATCCTGCCGGCCCTCGAAGCAGCCCTGCTTGGCCTCGCGGTAGACCAGAGCAAACAGGTAAAACTCTCATCCTCAGACGGCTACGGTGAAATCGACGAAGAGGCCTTCCGCCAGGTCGAGCTGTCGCTGATACCCGAAGAAGCCCGCGAAGCCGGCACCACGCTGGTGGTCGGCGCGCCCGACGGCAGCCGTCGTCCGGTGCGCGTAGTCGAGATCAAAGACGAAACGGCCGTGATTGATTTCAACCACCCGCTGGCGGGCCAGAACCTGACCTTCGACGTCAAGATCATCGCCGTCCAATAG
- a CDS encoding DEAD/DEAH box helicase, whose product MPAPNHGGSPDTVTTFEQLPLDDTLRRSIKEAGFVTPRPVQAATIPSALEGYDVLGLAQTGTGKTAAFVLPILQRIVTDPRRGPRALILAPTRELAMQIQAETRLLAKFTKAKVITVFGGVSAGNQIRGLKAKPDIIVACPGRLLDLFGRGFVDLSHVETLVIDEADHMFDMGFLPDIRKIIAALPDDRQNLMFSATMPSAIRKLANTVLYKPEVFELEHAAPIETIEHALYPVAATRKVDLLLHLLDGDDFKSSIVFSRTKHRAKKLAEQLSNKGHEAVALQGNMTQGQRDRAMKGFREGRFSVLVATDIAARGIDVAGISHVINFDIPNTPDAYTHRIGRTGRAERSGKAYTFVAREDAQQVKAIERKLGVKIKRRVVDGFETQPDDEKRYVHAQRNGKHNSSGGGPSKSTHPQRHGRDSNSKGAGPGGGRRRTNRVARAS is encoded by the coding sequence ATGCCTGCCCCCAACCACGGCGGCTCTCCCGATACGGTGACCACTTTTGAGCAGCTGCCGCTCGACGACACGCTTCGTCGCAGCATCAAGGAGGCCGGCTTCGTCACGCCCCGCCCGGTACAGGCGGCCACCATCCCGTCGGCGCTCGAAGGCTACGACGTACTGGGCCTGGCCCAGACCGGCACCGGCAAGACCGCTGCCTTCGTGCTGCCCATACTGCAGCGCATCGTCACCGACCCCCGCCGCGGTCCGCGCGCACTCATACTGGCGCCCACCCGCGAGCTGGCCATGCAGATACAGGCCGAGACCCGACTGCTGGCAAAGTTTACCAAGGCCAAGGTCATCACCGTGTTCGGCGGCGTGTCGGCCGGCAACCAGATCAGGGGACTGAAGGCCAAGCCCGACATCATCGTGGCCTGTCCCGGGCGCCTGCTCGACCTCTTCGGAAGGGGCTTCGTTGACCTTTCGCACGTGGAGACGCTGGTCATCGACGAGGCCGACCACATGTTCGACATGGGATTTCTTCCCGACATCCGCAAGATCATCGCCGCTTTGCCCGATGACCGACAGAACCTGATGTTCTCGGCCACCATGCCGTCGGCCATACGCAAGCTGGCCAACACGGTGCTGTACAAACCCGAGGTCTTCGAGCTCGAACACGCCGCGCCCATCGAGACCATAGAGCACGCGCTCTACCCGGTGGCAGCGACGCGCAAGGTAGACCTGCTGCTACACCTGCTCGACGGCGACGACTTCAAGTCGTCCATCGTTTTTTCGCGTACCAAGCACAGGGCCAAAAAACTCGCCGAGCAGCTGAGCAACAAGGGCCACGAGGCCGTGGCACTGCAAGGCAACATGACGCAGGGCCAGCGCGATCGGGCCATGAAGGGTTTTCGTGAGGGGCGTTTCAGCGTGCTCGTGGCCACCGACATCGCCGCCCGCGGCATCGACGTGGCTGGCATCTCGCACGTAATCAATTTTGACATTCCCAACACGCCCGACGCGTACACCCACCGCATTGGCCGCACGGGCAGGGCCGAGCGCAGCGGCAAGGCCTACACCTTCGTTGCCAGGGAAGACGCGCAGCAGGTCAAGGCCATAGAGCGAAAGCTGGGCGTGAAGATCAAGCGCCGCGTGGTCGATGGCTTCGAGACGCAACCCGACGACGAAAAACGCTACGTCCACGCGCAGCGCAACGGCAAGCACAACTCGTCGGGCGGCGGGCCCAGCAAGTCCACCCACCCGCAGCGACACGGCCGCGATTCGAACAGCAAGGGAGCTGGACCGGGCGGCGGACGCCGTCGCACTAATCGGGTCGCAAGAGCGTCCTGA
- the gshB gene encoding glutathione synthase, with protein MKFLFVMDPLDGIDISMDTSFVFLAEAQSRGHENWFCQIDQLLYDDGLAAHTAPVTVKPVQGEHFELGQWSDQRADDFDAIFMRKDPPFDSDFFFATQLLSLADPARTFVFNNPAGLREISEKLSILRFPDLVAETIVTADPQRVLAFMQRLGEDVVVKPLDGCGGQGIFRLSAGDLNINAILELSTDNGRRQIMAQRYLPASREGDTRLVYLEGRAAGAMRRVPRADDLRGNLHVGGSVVAAEIGEREHEICRTIEPLLSEAGIYFAGLDIIGGLLTEINVTSPTGLQEIKRLGGADLAAEVIDLVERRCPSGH; from the coding sequence ATGAAATTTCTCTTCGTCATGGACCCGCTCGACGGGATAGACATCAGCATGGATACGTCTTTTGTCTTCCTGGCCGAGGCCCAGTCGCGCGGCCACGAAAACTGGTTCTGCCAGATTGACCAGCTCCTGTACGACGACGGGTTGGCGGCCCACACCGCGCCGGTAACGGTGAAGCCCGTGCAGGGCGAACACTTTGAACTCGGGCAGTGGTCGGACCAGCGCGCCGACGACTTCGACGCGATCTTCATGCGCAAGGACCCGCCTTTTGACTCGGATTTTTTCTTTGCCACCCAGCTGCTCAGCCTGGCCGACCCCGCGCGCACCTTCGTGTTCAACAATCCTGCGGGCCTGCGCGAGATAAGTGAGAAGCTGAGCATCCTGCGTTTTCCCGATCTCGTGGCCGAGACCATAGTAACGGCTGACCCGCAACGCGTGCTGGCCTTCATGCAGCGCCTGGGCGAGGACGTGGTCGTCAAGCCGCTTGACGGCTGCGGCGGCCAGGGCATCTTTCGCCTGTCGGCGGGCGACCTCAACATCAACGCAATACTCGAGCTGTCCACCGACAACGGGCGCCGCCAGATCATGGCGCAGCGTTACCTGCCCGCGTCGCGCGAAGGCGACACGCGCCTGGTCTATCTCGAAGGCCGTGCGGCCGGTGCCATGCGCCGGGTGCCGCGCGCAGACGATCTGCGCGGCAACCTGCACGTGGGCGGCAGCGTGGTGGCGGCCGAGATCGGCGAGCGCGAACACGAAATCTGCCGCACGATAGAGCCCCTGCTCTCCGAAGCGGGCATATACTTTGCCGGCCTGGATATAATCGGTGGACTGCTCACGGAGATAAACGTGACCAGCCCCACCGGCCTGCAGGAAATCAAGCGACTGGGTGGTGCCGACCTCGCCGCCGAGGTCATCGACCTGGTCGAGCGCCGCTGCCCCTCGGGCCACTGA
- a CDS encoding 16S rRNA (uracil(1498)-N(3))-methyltransferase — protein MIHSATTSSPPKTRIFVGDDRLTADRAVLTGPALHHVQAVLRLQPGDELVVFDGKGREALGVLELFQGETAVVRIVEEIDSSTESSLDLTIAPCLAKGKKLDLVVEKIVELGVDRVCPISSDRSVSRPREDTAVNKVERWRRIAVAAAEQSGRTQVPVVERIRSFEEFIPTRPDDTLGLIFTTNADHDPPATLRQRYPNTHSVIAVLGPEGGFSDQELELADQHGWIDVGMGPRVLRAETASIVAAAVCQHLWGDLGRKPPVIPASAAGTSRPPVAR, from the coding sequence ATGATCCACTCGGCTACCACATCCTCACCACCAAAGACGCGCATCTTCGTGGGCGACGATCGCTTGACCGCCGACCGAGCCGTGCTCACCGGCCCGGCCCTGCACCACGTGCAGGCAGTGCTCAGGTTGCAGCCCGGCGACGAGCTGGTGGTCTTCGACGGCAAGGGACGCGAGGCGCTGGGCGTGCTCGAGCTGTTCCAGGGTGAGACCGCGGTGGTGCGTATAGTGGAGGAGATAGACAGCAGCACCGAGTCGTCGCTCGACCTGACGATCGCCCCCTGCCTGGCCAAGGGAAAGAAGCTCGACCTCGTCGTCGAAAAAATCGTGGAGCTGGGCGTGGACCGCGTCTGCCCGATAAGCAGCGACCGCAGCGTGTCGCGTCCGCGCGAAGACACGGCCGTCAACAAGGTGGAACGCTGGCGTCGCATCGCCGTGGCCGCCGCCGAGCAGAGCGGGCGCACCCAGGTGCCCGTGGTCGAGCGCATACGCAGCTTTGAAGAGTTCATACCCACCCGCCCCGACGACACCCTGGGGTTGATATTCACCACCAACGCCGACCACGACCCGCCCGCCACCTTGCGACAGCGCTACCCCAACACCCACAGCGTAATAGCGGTGCTCGGCCCCGAGGGAGGCTTCTCCGACCAGGAACTAGAACTCGCCGACCAGCACGGGTGGATCGACGTCGGCATGGGGCCGCGGGTGCTGCGCGCCGAGACCGCCTCGATAGTGGCAGCCGCCGTGTGCCAGCACCTGTGGGGCGACCTCGGACGTAAACCGCCGGTCATTCCCGCCAGCGCTGCCGGGACCAGCCGGCCTCCGGTGGCCAGGTAG
- a CDS encoding 50S ribosomal protein L11 methyltransferase, which produces MDTDHSWYELVLRSSPGQVDLLTGLLAEQGFANSELRGQDSSEAELVVYLQAAGAAQAAGMSRALTASLPAGMVTAAAPRQIDNSAWADNWKSFFPRLPIGKRLEVIPPWEQAAPERDTVIINPGLAFGTGQHATTRCCLELLDLCLQAGDRVADVGCGSGVLALAALRMGASSALATDNDPVAVTTTLENARLNSLEAGLETRVCDGPPSGGLYDLVFANILASTLVGMQPALTRCVAPGGRLILSGIDDERLPIVQTAFIKPGWTALHCLQHDGWSSIAICRKEAST; this is translated from the coding sequence ATGGACACCGACCACAGCTGGTACGAGCTGGTGCTGCGCAGCAGCCCCGGGCAGGTAGACCTGCTCACCGGACTGCTGGCCGAGCAGGGCTTTGCCAACAGCGAACTGCGGGGCCAGGACAGTAGCGAAGCCGAGCTGGTGGTCTACCTGCAGGCGGCCGGCGCCGCCCAGGCCGCCGGCATGTCACGCGCGCTCACGGCGTCGTTGCCCGCCGGCATGGTGACCGCGGCCGCGCCCAGGCAGATCGACAACAGCGCCTGGGCCGACAACTGGAAAAGCTTTTTTCCGCGCCTGCCCATAGGCAAGCGACTCGAGGTCATTCCTCCCTGGGAGCAGGCGGCCCCGGAGCGCGACACGGTGATCATCAACCCCGGCCTCGCCTTCGGCACCGGCCAACACGCGACCACCCGCTGCTGTCTCGAGCTGCTCGACCTCTGCCTGCAAGCGGGCGACAGGGTGGCCGACGTGGGCTGCGGATCGGGCGTGCTGGCGCTGGCGGCGCTGCGCATGGGCGCCAGCAGCGCGCTGGCCACCGACAACGACCCGGTGGCCGTCACCACCACGCTTGAGAACGCGCGGCTGAACTCACTGGAGGCCGGACTGGAGACCCGCGTGTGTGACGGCCCGCCCTCAGGGGGACTGTACGACCTTGTTTTTGCCAACATACTGGCCTCCACCCTGGTCGGCATGCAGCCCGCGCTGACGCGCTGCGTCGCACCCGGGGGCAGGCTGATCTTGTCGGGCATCGACGACGAGCGCTTGCCTATTGTGCAAACAGCGTTTATCAAGCCGGGTTGGACGGCGCTACACTGCCTGCAACACGACGGCTGGAGCAGCATCGCCATCTGCCGCAAAGAAGCATCGACATGA
- a CDS encoding glycerophosphodiester phosphodiesterase, which yields MLVIGHRGSTVDRPENTMPSFARALEAGADGFEFDVQLSADGAPVVIHDETVDRTTDGSGSVAGLETAGLRRLDAGSWFDPVFAGLRLPLLDELLAEFSDRCTLNLELKTEQADPALVERCLAAVNRHAALETVVFSSFSWDCLQLLRERSSAARVGVLYVPNKEEGAFEAAATLGAATLHPHVSVVDKKLMARCRKAGLDIWTWNANDEAEVRRLRDLGVAAVFSDDPAAAVAALTN from the coding sequence ATGCTGGTCATTGGTCACCGCGGCTCCACGGTCGACAGGCCCGAGAACACCATGCCGTCGTTCGCGCGTGCGCTCGAGGCGGGGGCCGACGGTTTCGAGTTCGACGTGCAGTTGAGCGCCGACGGTGCGCCGGTGGTCATACACGACGAGACGGTGGACCGCACCACCGACGGCTCGGGCTCGGTTGCCGGTCTGGAGACGGCCGGGCTCAGGCGCCTGGACGCGGGCTCCTGGTTCGACCCTGTTTTTGCCGGACTGCGCCTGCCCTTGCTCGACGAATTGCTGGCCGAGTTTTCGGACCGTTGCACGCTCAACCTGGAGCTGAAGACCGAGCAGGCCGACCCGGCCCTGGTCGAGCGCTGCCTGGCTGCCGTCAACAGGCACGCGGCGCTCGAGACGGTGGTGTTTTCGTCTTTCAGCTGGGACTGCCTGCAACTGTTGCGAGAGCGCAGTTCGGCGGCGCGGGTGGGCGTGCTCTATGTGCCCAACAAGGAGGAGGGTGCCTTTGAGGCCGCGGCCACCCTGGGCGCAGCCACCCTGCATCCGCACGTGTCGGTGGTCGACAAGAAGCTGATGGCGCGTTGTCGCAAGGCCGGGCTGGACATCTGGACCTGGAATGCCAACGACGAGGCCGAGGTCAGGCGGCTGCGCGATCTCGGCGTGGCCGCCGTGTTTTCAGACGACCCGGCGGCGGCCGTCGCGGCGTTGACCAACTGA
- a CDS encoding insulinase family protein, with amino-acid sequence MNRPASGSYVCSLLAVFALSLYGCSSMIDAVMPQRGEEKLSTWTLDNGMQVLVSEDHFAPVVALQVWVKAGAADELDPEAGVAHVHEHMLFKGTSRRGVGEIAAEVEGSGGRINAWTSWDQTVYHLVLASRHAEQGLDILADAVRNSAFDPEELERELGVVMEEYKRSQDMPGSRVFKAMFAKAFKQHPYGRPVIGTEESITGLDREKILSFFGRFYSPGNMALVIVGDVKARELRSVVDDLFGDFENRPVERPSRASEPAQAGTEFEALHMDVKESHLALGFHVPGANHEDVAALDTLAWILGGGESSRLYRELVAETQLVNGVNTYAYTPADPGMFVVTASMDDSNLVATLPALLEQITPLLAGPVGADELRRARKNLQTDFIYQRQTVQGQAREAGYLLTVHEDLDFDRRYIERLDSLTLADLQRVARRYLVADNLTVVSLVPTGSEVVLDKATAVEAARVLSVAVQSQADEKAEAEARPSAPSRSTTRHGRDTEPRLVTLDNGVRIIVQEHHEAPLFSIRAAMRGGLLAESKSDNGVSTFTAEMLTRGAGSIDREQLARQVETMAGELGGFSGRNSLGVSGSFLSGSFDEGVELFLDVLLRPDFPDDEIEKTRHELLQVIDNREDATSHLAFELAWRTVYPSHPFGMTTVGEKETVQAMDKAAIENFYRRALDPTSLVVSVVGDVQSDDVLKRLRAALEGLEAPADAFVQPPAADAPGVVQKVRKAVPREQSHVVVAWPGADLHNSDRFALDILDAVLSRQGGRLFRELRDKRGLAYSVTAFHTEGMAPGLFGGYIATDPDNEQPAIDGLLEQLALVRTELVDGDELERARLYLLGSHDIALQTNGAIGDEMLFNELYGLGYLNGRQHAERMNAVTPEDLLRVAQRYLDPEKVTIAVVGP; translated from the coding sequence ATGAATCGCCCAGCCTCAGGATCCTACGTCTGTAGCCTGCTTGCCGTCTTTGCGCTGTCCCTGTACGGGTGTAGCTCGATGATAGACGCAGTCATGCCGCAGCGCGGCGAAGAAAAACTCAGTACCTGGACACTCGACAACGGAATGCAGGTGCTGGTGAGCGAGGATCATTTTGCGCCCGTGGTCGCGCTGCAGGTCTGGGTCAAGGCCGGCGCCGCCGACGAGCTGGACCCCGAGGCCGGCGTGGCGCACGTGCACGAGCACATGTTGTTCAAGGGCACCTCGCGCCGCGGCGTGGGCGAGATCGCCGCCGAGGTGGAAGGCTCCGGTGGACGCATCAACGCGTGGACCTCCTGGGACCAGACCGTTTACCACCTCGTGCTGGCTTCGCGTCACGCCGAGCAGGGGCTCGACATCCTGGCCGACGCGGTACGCAATTCTGCCTTCGACCCCGAAGAGCTCGAGCGCGAACTGGGCGTCGTCATGGAGGAGTACAAGCGCAGCCAGGACATGCCGGGAAGCCGCGTGTTCAAGGCCATGTTTGCCAAGGCCTTCAAGCAGCACCCCTACGGCCGACCGGTCATAGGCACCGAGGAATCAATAACCGGGCTCGACCGTGAGAAGATCCTGAGTTTCTTCGGCAGGTTCTACTCGCCGGGCAACATGGCGCTGGTGATAGTGGGCGACGTCAAGGCGCGCGAGCTGCGGTCGGTGGTCGACGACCTCTTTGGCGACTTCGAAAACCGCCCCGTTGAACGTCCCAGCCGGGCCAGCGAACCCGCGCAGGCCGGCACCGAGTTCGAGGCCTTGCACATGGACGTGAAGGAGTCGCACCTCGCGCTGGGCTTCCACGTGCCCGGCGCCAACCACGAAGACGTAGCGGCACTGGATACCCTGGCCTGGATACTGGGCGGTGGCGAAAGCTCGCGCCTGTACCGGGAGCTGGTGGCCGAAACCCAGCTCGTGAACGGCGTCAACACTTACGCCTACACCCCCGCTGACCCGGGCATGTTCGTGGTGACGGCGTCGATGGACGACTCCAATCTCGTGGCCACCCTGCCCGCCCTGCTCGAACAGATCACGCCCCTGCTGGCCGGCCCGGTGGGCGCCGACGAACTCAGGCGAGCGCGTAAAAACCTGCAAACCGACTTCATCTACCAGCGCCAGACAGTGCAGGGCCAGGCCCGCGAAGCCGGCTACCTGCTCACCGTGCACGAAGACCTCGACTTTGACCGCCGCTACATCGAGCGACTCGACTCGCTCACCCTGGCCGACCTGCAGCGGGTGGCCCGGCGTTACCTCGTGGCCGATAACCTCACGGTGGTGAGCCTGGTGCCCACCGGCAGCGAGGTGGTACTGGACAAGGCCACGGCCGTGGAAGCGGCCCGCGTGCTCTCGGTAGCCGTGCAATCGCAGGCCGACGAAAAGGCCGAGGCCGAGGCGCGGCCCTCTGCACCTTCGCGGTCAACCACCAGGCACGGGAGGGACACCGAGCCGCGGCTGGTCACGCTCGACAACGGCGTCAGGATCATCGTGCAGGAGCACCACGAAGCGCCGCTGTTCTCCATCCGGGCGGCCATGCGCGGTGGCCTGCTGGCCGAAAGTAAATCGGACAACGGAGTATCTACCTTTACGGCCGAGATGCTCACCCGCGGGGCAGGCTCAATCGACCGCGAGCAGCTGGCCCGGCAGGTCGAGACCATGGCCGGTGAGCTGGGCGGCTTTTCGGGTCGCAACTCGCTGGGCGTGAGCGGGTCGTTCCTGTCGGGATCGTTCGACGAAGGCGTCGAACTTTTTCTCGACGTACTGCTGAGGCCCGACTTTCCGGACGACGAAATTGAGAAGACCCGCCACGAGTTGCTGCAGGTCATCGACAACAGGGAAGACGCAACGAGCCACCTCGCCTTCGAACTGGCCTGGCGCACCGTGTACCCCTCGCACCCCTTCGGCATGACGACCGTGGGTGAAAAAGAAACAGTGCAGGCCATGGACAAGGCCGCGATAGAAAACTTTTACCGTCGCGCGCTCGACCCCACGAGCCTGGTCGTGTCGGTGGTGGGCGACGTGCAGAGCGACGACGTGCTCAAGCGCCTGCGGGCGGCGCTTGAGGGGCTCGAGGCACCCGCCGACGCCTTCGTGCAGCCGCCGGCTGCCGATGCGCCCGGGGTGGTGCAGAAAGTGCGCAAAGCGGTACCGCGCGAACAATCACACGTGGTGGTGGCATGGCCGGGCGCCGACCTGCACAACAGTGACAGGTTTGCCCTCGACATTCTCGACGCGGTGTTGTCGCGGCAAGGCGGCCGACTGTTTCGTGAACTGCGCGATAAGCGCGGACTGGCCTACAGCGTGACCGCCTTCCACACCGAGGGCATGGCCCCTGGACTGTTCGGCGGCTACATAGCCACCGACCCCGACAACGAACAGCCCGCCATCGATGGGCTGCTCGAACAGCTGGCCTTGGTAAGAACAGAACTCGTTGACGGCGACGAACTGGAACGCGCCCGGCTCTACCTGCTGGGAAGCCACGACATCGCCCTGCAAACCAACGGCGCCATTGGCGACGAAATGCTGTTCAACGAACTCTACGGACTGGGCTATCTCAACGGCCGCCAGCACGCCGAGCGCATGAACGCGGTCACTCCCGAGGACCTGCTACGGGTGGCCCAGCGCTACCTCGACCCCGAAAAAGTCACCATCGCGGTTGTCGGCCCCTGA
- a CDS encoding CvpA family protein, which translates to MNIVDVGLLLLLFFAALRGYSRGFFHELLSLVSIVAGCAVAFRFCPAVAEGIAVRATMPYFLTISLAFLALFFPVVLGLRIANTLVERFWVSIAVSPQNRLAGMGFGVLKGALVLGSAVILLRSSVPVSETRDAFAGRFLGVAEELQVRVQESQVGDALARVSLGIFAVAMDKGQDWFVSVGHDGHP; encoded by the coding sequence ATGAACATCGTCGATGTCGGGCTTCTCCTGCTCCTTTTTTTCGCGGCCCTCCGGGGTTACTCGCGGGGATTTTTTCACGAACTGCTCTCGCTGGTATCCATAGTGGCGGGCTGCGCGGTCGCGTTTCGTTTCTGCCCGGCCGTGGCCGAGGGCATCGCCGTTCGCGCCACCATGCCCTACTTTCTCACCATCAGCCTGGCCTTTCTCGCACTGTTTTTCCCGGTGGTCTTAGGCTTGAGGATAGCCAACACGCTGGTAGAACGCTTCTGGGTGTCGATTGCCGTGTCGCCGCAGAACAGGCTCGCGGGCATGGGCTTCGGTGTGCTCAAGGGCGCCCTGGTGCTCGGCAGCGCAGTGATACTGCTGCGCAGCTCAGTACCAGTGTCCGAAACCCGCGACGCTTTTGCGGGGCGTTTTCTCGGGGTAGCCGAAGAGCTGCAGGTGCGCGTGCAGGAGTCGCAGGTAGGCGATGCCCTTGCACGGGTTTCACTTGGCATTTTCGCCGTGGCAATGGATAAGGGACAGGACTGGTTCGTCTCTGTCGGCCACGACGGTCACCCTTGA